A portion of the Chiroxiphia lanceolata isolate bChiLan1 chromosome 10, bChiLan1.pri, whole genome shotgun sequence genome contains these proteins:
- the ILKAP gene encoding integrin-linked kinase-associated serine/threonine phosphatase 2C: MDLFGDLPEPGGAAGKDVQKGPLLFEDLPPSSSADSGKGGSLLFDDLPPASSGDPASSATEQVSSAGSQEKGQKRKSLEEDEEKNGREELVEKKVCKGSVDVLGLKGYVAERKGEREDMQDAHVILNDITEECRPLPSQITRVSYFAVFDGHGGVRASKFAAQNLHQNLIKKFPKGEVASVEKTVKRCLLDAFKHTDEEFLKQASSQKPAWKDGSTATCVLAVDNVLYIANLGDSRAILCRYNEESQKHTALSLSKEHNPTQYEERMRIQKAGGNVRDGRVLGVLEVSRSIGDGQYKRCGVISVPDIKRCQLTHNDRFILIACDGLFKVFTPEEAVNFIVSCLEDKNIQMREGKLEADARYEAACNRLANKAVQRGSADNVTVMVVRIEH, encoded by the exons aTGGATCTGTTCGGGGACCTGCCCGAGCCCGGCGGCGCCGCGG GGAAAGATGTCCAGAAAGGGCCTCTGCTCTTTGAGGATCTCCCGCCATCCAGCAGTGCCGACTCAG gaaaaGGAGGCTCTTTGCTCTTTGATGATCTCCCACCAGCCAGCAGTGGTGACCCAG ccTCCAGTGCTACTGAGCAAGTCTCATCAGCAGGGAGCCAAGAGAAAGGGCAGAAGAGAAAGTCCttggaggaggatgaagagaaGAATGGCAGGGAAGAACTTGTGGAAAAGAAAGTTTGTAAAG GATCAGTGGATGTTCTTGGACTGAAGGGTTATGtggcagagagaaaaggtgAGAGAGAAGACATGCAGGATGCACATGTCATCTTAAACGATATCACCGAGGAATGCCGGCCTCTGCCCTCCCAAAT CACCCGTGTCTCATATTTCGCTGTTTTTGATGGCCATGGGGGAGTCCGAGCCTCAAAATTTGCAGCACAGAATCTGCACCAAAACCTGATTAAGAAATTTCCTAAAG GTGAGGTGGCCAGCGTGGAGAAAACTGTGAAGAGATGCCTTTTGGACGCCTTCAAACACACAGATGAAGAGTTTCTAAAACAGGCATCCAGCCA GAAGCCAGCTTGGAAGGATGGCTCCACAGCTACTTGTGTCTTAGCTGTCGACAATGTTCTCTACATAGCCAACCTCGGGGACAGCCGG GCGATTCTGTGTCGTTACAATGAAGAGAGTCAGAAACACACAGCCTTAAGCCTCAGTAAAGAGCACAATCCCACCCAATATGAGGAGCGTATGCGGATACAGAAAGCTGGGGGCAATGTCAG GGACGGAAGAGTCCTGGGAGTGCTGGAGGTTTCCCGTTCCATTGGGGACGGCCAGTACAAACGCTGCGGTGTTATCTCTGTGCCAGATATCAAACGCTGCCAACTCACACACAACGACAG GTTCATTCTGATAGCATGTGATGGCCTCTTTAAAGTGTTTACACCAGAAGAAGCTGTGAACTTCATTGTGTCCTGCCTGGAG GATAAGAACATCCAGATGAGAGAAGGGAAGCTGGAAGCAGACGCTCGATACGAAGCCGCGTGTAACAGACTGGCCAACAAGGCGGTGCAGCGGGGCTCGGCCGACAACGTCACGGTCATGGTGGTCCGGATAGAGCACTGA
- the LOC116791759 gene encoding LOW QUALITY PROTEIN: erythroferrone-like (The sequence of the model RefSeq protein was modified relative to this genomic sequence to represent the inferred CDS: substituted 1 base at 1 genomic stop codon): MRLSGLCLALLCAAGTEPPRAARERPPGPGAAAGWAAAATGRGGPGAAGVDPRQAWMLLAGSPGRGSGGRARVGPGADTAPAGGRSPGKPPPAAEQGRVPGAAPDPPAVPVELLRELQILLRGIAKEQAKVQRAAWEGHKEEEERSPQAGVHHRVNAAFHCRTREDISVEQRTRQELQLFYIPEREEMFYRGLGLNLTSGQYTAPIAGYYTFTTTLHIVHREPPKKRQVCRGTRLRVLICVQSRCQHNRNLETSSRLESRGDLFTISVTGVLYLQRRSAGGVKRHQAVPLPAMITSPLLSTKPREDHLLLAGTAVWSDTAHAAEPAEDEQKIMEKMMMIIKXPDKDLKAFTFN, from the exons atgCGGCTGTCGGGGCTGTGCCTGGCGCTCCTCTGTGCCGCCGGCACCGAACCCCCGCGGGCAGCTCGGGAGCGGCCGCCGGGCCCGGGAGCAGCTGCGGGATGGGCGGCGGCGGCGACGGGACGCGGAGGGCCGGGGGCGGCCGGCGTGGACCCCCGGCAGGCGTGGATGCTGCTGGCCGGGAGCCCCGGGCGGGGAAGCGGCGGTCGGGCCCGTGTCGGGCCGGGGGCGGACACGGCACCGGCGGGCGGCCGCTCTCCGGGAAAACCGCCCCCGGCGGCGGAGCAGGGCCGtgtgccaggggctgccccggACCCCCCCGCTGTGCCCGTGGAgctcctgagggagctgcagatCCTGCTCAGAG gaATAGCAAAGGAGCAGGCAAAGGTGCAGAGGGCAGCCTGGGAAGGGCATAAGGAAGAGGAAGAACGCAGCCCCCAGGCCGGGGTCCATCATCGCGTGAACGCAGCCTTCCACTGCCGAACGCGCGAAGACATCTCCGTGGAGCAGAGAACAcgacaggagctgcagctgttcTACATC cctgaGAGGGAGGAGATGTTTTACCGTGGCCTAGGGCTGAACCTGACCAGTGGGCAGTACACAGCCCCCATCGCAGGGTACTACACCTTCACCACCACGCTGCACATCG TGCACAGGGAGCCGCCGAAGAAGAGGCAGGTGTGCCGGGGGACGCGCCTGCGCGTGCTGATCTGTGTGCAGTCCCGCTGCCAGCACAACAG AAATCTGGAGACTTCATCCCGGCTGGAGAGCAGGGGTGACCTTTTCACCATCTCTGTCACCGGAGTCCTTTACCTGCAG CGCCGTTCTGCTGGGGGTGTGAAGAGGCACCAGGCAG tccctctgccagccATGATCACATCTCCCCTGCTCAGCACCAAGCCCAGGGAAGACCATTTGCTCTTGGCAGGAACTGCAGTCTGGTCTGATACTGCTCATGCTGCAGAACCAGCTGAAGATGAACAAAAGATCATGgagaagatgatgatgataataaaatAGCCTGACAAGGACCTAAAGGCATTCACTTTTAACTAA
- the KLHL30 gene encoding kelch-like protein 30, which translates to MVRNVDDFDFCLPSHAQGVLEGLQQLRTNPKLADVTLVVGGQEFPCHRGVLALCSHYFYAMFSGDFAESIAARVELKEVDPSALEMLLNFAYTGKVTINQGNVEGLMRTSSQLHFPAIQKVCSRYLRQQMDATNCLGICEFGESHGCPEVSSKAWSFLQENFEAVSLQEEFLQLSKERLATYLSNDQLQVQEERSLVEAVLRWVRHDPGSRAQFLPELLELTHLVSLPDQYLQNLLATEPLVRDSDAIKALVARSCTMGQSNTGALKNPPTPPQKLEEVLVVVGGRVLEDGEDEGRELEMPAASRNFAFYNPKSKRWMALPDFPDYNKWGFSLVTLNNDVYVTGGSRGSQNDTWSTTQAWCFCPRDGLWKPIASMLRARTNHTSAVLNGEIYVIGGTTVDVVEVERYDPYNKSWCAISPALKYVSNFAAASCSGKLYLVGSCAVKYNALTLQCYNPVQDLWSVITSPFIPKYLSAPRCATLRGLIYLIGDNTKKVYVYNPEANIWQKVQLLHVLHENGGMVALGDRLFVTGGHWKGMDGDYRVEMEVYDCAKDLWTREGSLPCLWLFHSSSSIFMDTSKWTEAFQSDHGW; encoded by the exons ATGGTGAGGAATGTGGACGACTTTGACTTCTGCCTGCCTTCACACGCCCAGGGtgtgctggaggggctgcagcagctgcgcACCAACCCTAAACTGGCCGATGTGACACTGGTGGTGGGTGGGCAGGAGTTCCCTTGCCACCGTGGCGTCCTGGCCCTCTGCAGCCATTACTTCTATGCCATGTTCTCTGGAGACTTTGCCGAGAGCATCGCGGCGCGGGTGGAGCTGAAGGAGGTAGATCCCAGTGCACTGGAGATGCTGCTCAACTTCGCCTACACAGGGAAGGTCACCATCAACCAGGGCAACGTGGAGGGGCTGATGCGGACCTCCAGCCAGCTCCACTTCCCTGCTATCCAGAAGGTCTGCAGCCGCTACCTCCGGCAGCAGATGGACGCCACCAACTGCCTAGGTATCTGTGAGTTTGGTGAGAGCCACGGCTGCCCTGAGGTCTCCTCCAAGGCTTGGTCTTTCTTGCAGGAGAATTTTGAAGCCGTCTCTCTGCAGGAGGAGTTCCTCCAGCTCTCCAAGGAGAGGTTGGCCACCTACCTCTCCAATGACCAGCTGCAGGTGCAGGAGGAACGTAGCCTGGTCGAGGCTGTGCTACGCTGGGTACGCCACGACCCGGGGTCCCGAGCTCAGTTCCTGCCCGAGCTGCTGGAGCTGACCCACCTGGTCTCGCTGCCTGACCAGTACCTGCAGAACCTACTTGCCACTGAGCCCCTTGTACGTGACTCAGATGCCATCAAGGCCCTCGTCGCCCGATCCTGCACCATG GGGCAGAGCAACACTGGTGCCCTGAAGAACCCCCCAACCCCACCACAGAAGCtggaggaggtgctggtggtggtTGGTGGCCGCGTGCTGGAGGATGGTGAAGATgaggggagggagctggagatgcCAGCTGCCTCCAGGAACTTTGCCTTCTACAACCCCAAAAGTA AGCGATGGATGGCTCTGCCCGACTTCCCTGATTACAACAAATGGGGCTTTTCCCTGGTGACTCTGAACAACGATGTGTACGTCACAG GCGGCTCCCGGGGGTCCCAGAATGATACGTGGTCAACGACCCAGGCATGGTGCTTCTGCCCCAGGGACGGCCTCTGGAAGCCCATCGCTTCCATGCTGAGAGCCCGGACAAACCACACCAGTGCTGTCCTCAATGGTGAGATCTACGTCATTGGGG GGACAACAGTGGACGTGGTGGAGGTGGAGCGCTATGACCCCTACAACAAGAGCTGGTGTGCCATCAGCCCAGCCCTCAAGTACGTGAGCAATTTTGCAGCCGCCAGCTGCTCGGGCAAGCTCTACCTGGTGGGCTCCTGTGCCGTCAAGTACAATGCGCTCACCCTGCAGTGCTACAACCCTGTCCAAG ATTTGTGGAGTGTGATCACATCCCCCTTCATCCCCAAGTACCTCTCGGCCCCACGCTGTGCCACCCTACGCGGGCTCATCTACCTTATTGGGGACAACACCAAGAAGGTCTACGTGTACAACCCGGAGGCCAACATCTGGCAGAAG GTGCAGCTCCTGCATGTGCTCCATGAGAACGGTGGGATGGTGGCACTGGGCGACCGTCTCTTTGTCACTGGTGGCCACTGGAAGGGCATGGATGGGGACTACCGGGTAGAAATGGAGGTGTATGACTGTGCCAAGGATCTCTGGACACGGGagggctccctgccctgcctctggctcttccacagctcctcctccaTCTTCATGGACACCTCCAAGTGGACAGAGGCTTTCCAGAGTGACCATGGATGGTAG
- the ESPNL gene encoding espin-like protein, producing the protein MEEARHEAAAPGADRSCLICLGALASPAAVEPCGHIFCHACLQGRAAATCPLCREPIGAIRLLQGQDNRAGGLRSLRVPPAAKEPPSPTVDEGAPSAASASQAFESFQQHPASASSSCEDSRVGTAMEEARHEAAAPGAERSCLICLGALASPAAVEPCGHIFCHACLQGRAAATCPLCREPIGAIRLLQGQDNRAGVAPRRRRRPLHPFVLRWRQEQQRRQEEQQQQQPRGPGGGRRRRFSDGDREQSPPVPPRRVRRELEERRHRVREEELASGDYVRRLPVIPFEPEPLAGQAGPDSLTSAGVPSGQLSPPQQEEARVSVPSSWSARRMDPSRSVPVELKFRKPSQRARIPAPFLAHPDGVAGPAGPPGSDPAEADVDSLVPTHDERGRLIPEWKRQVMVRRLRARLWDEAAGGQDAAAWSFSPSHQAMLGPFGELLTEADLHQLERAVESLRLRRRGEVYQGELRRLARELRALLPAPLLSISVRSPPPAPGQPLPLWCGRLAGAVSSLAALLGHAEGVWGSRAVAAAPVADPAPLVAGVQPREPAGSLAQREIRQCGVCVRSLRGAFEPAWGAAGAAPAGGGEGEAASDSGISCEEAFSDGGGTGPGPGPGPVSVCGSLRKERIVMLFLSHWRRSAYAPPRPAGDPRQTAGSGAARLERQRAAIQRLLGSWRDAVCRRPPPPPPARALLSPEQFVAAAGGGPAEYESLSLEMFMLGYFRILEQELPPEERRGRHLLCFEVFEQLGRHGWRAVRAFHRAVTDEIAAGRRSWRDGFDDIKARYFGSSQSPAQRPGEAGEEGEEICRYIDRSFAFWKEKEAEIFSLEE; encoded by the exons ATGGAGGAGGCCAGGCATGAGGCAGCAGCGCCAGGAGCTGACAGGAGCTGCCTGATCTGCCTGGGTGCCCTGGCAAGCCCTGCTGCCGTGGAGCCCTGCGGGCACATCTTCTGCCATGCCTGCCTCCAGGGCCGGGCCGCTGCCACCTGCCCGCTGTGCCGGGAGCCCATCGGGGCCATCCgcctgctgcaggggcaggacaaCCGTGCTGGG GGACTGAGGAGCCTCAGAGTGCCACCAGCGGCCAAGGAGCCTCCGAGTCCCACAGTGGACGAGGGGGCTCCGAGTGCCGCCAGCGCAAGCCAAGCCTTTGagtccttccagcagcacccagccagtgccagcagcagctgcgaAGACTCAAGGGTAGGAACAGCAATGGAGGAGGCCAGGCATGAGGCAGCAGCGCCAGGAGCCGAGAGGAGCTGCCTGATCTGCCTGGGTGCCCTGGCAAGCCCTGCTGCCGTGGAGCCCTGCGGGCACATCTTCTGCCATGCCTGCCTCCAGGGCCGGGCCGCCGCCACCTGCCCGCTGTGCCGGGAGCCCATCGGGGCCATCCgcctgctgcaggggcaggacaaCCGTGCTGGGGTGGCCCCACGTCGCCGCCGTCGCCCCCTCCATCCCTTCGTGCTGCGCTGGCggcaggagcagcagcggcggcaggaggagcagcagcagcagcagccgcggGGTCCTGGAGGTGGCCGTCGCCGGCGATTCTCCgacggggacagggagcagagtcCCCCCGTGCCCCCGCGCCGTGTGCGGAGGGAATTGGAAGAGCGGCGGCACAGGGTGCGGGAGGAAGAGCTGGCCTCGGGGGACTACGTGCGCCGCCTCCCCGTCATCCCCTTTGAACCGGAGCCTCT ggcagggcaggcaggaccAGACTCCCTAACCTCGGCAGGGGTCCCCAGCGGCCAGCTCAGCCCCCCGCAGCAG GAGGAGGCCCGTGTCTCTGTCCCCAGCAGCTGGTCGGCCCGGCGGATGGACCCCAGCAGGTCGGTGCCGGTGGAGCTGAAGTTCCGCAAGCCCTCTCAGCGAGCCAGGATCCCGGCGCCCTTCCTCGCCCACCCG GACGGGGTGGCTGGGCCGGCGGGACCCCCCGGGTCGGACCCCGCGGAGGCGGACGTGGACTCCCTTGTGCCCACGCACGATGAGCGGGGCCGGCTCATCCCTGAGTGGAAGCGGCAGGTGATGGTGCGGCGGCTGCGGGCCCGGCTGTGGGACGAGGCGGCGGGAGGGCAG GATGCAGCCGCCTGGAGCTTCTCGCCCTCCCACCAAGCCATGCTGGGCCCCTTCGGGGAGCTGCTGACCGAGGCGGACCTGCATCAGCTGGAGAGGGCGGTGGAGAGCCTGCGGCTGCGGCGACGCGGCGAGGTGTACCAGGGCGAGCTGCGGCGCTTGGCGCGGGAGCTACGCGCCCTCCTGCCCGCCCCGCTGCTCAGCATCTCCGTCCGcagccccccgcccgcccccgggcagcccctgcccctctgGTGCGGCCGCCTGGCCGGCGCCGTCAGCAGCCTGGCCGCGCTGCTGGGCCACGCCGAGGGGGTGTGGGGGTCCCGCGCTGTCGCCGCCGCCCCTGTCGCTGACCCCGCTCCCCTTGTCGCCGGTGTGCAGCCCCGGGAGCCGGCGGGCAGCCTGGCGCAGCGGGAGATCCGGCAATGTGGAGTCTGCGTCCGCAGCTTGCGCGGCGCCTTCGAGCCCGCctggggggcggcgggggccgcgcCGGCCGGGGGCGGCGAGGGGGAGGCCGCCAGCGACTCGGGCATCAGCTGCGAGGAGGCGTTTTCTGACGGCGGCGGcacggggccggggccggggccggggccggtgTCGGTGTGCGGCAGCCTAAGGAAGGAACGGATCGTGATGCTCTTCCTGAGCCATTGGAGACGCTCCGCCTACGCGCCTCCCCGGCCCGCCGGGGACCCTCGGCAGACGGCGGGGAGTGGGGCGGCCCGCTTGGAGCGGCAGCGGGCGGCCATTCAGAGGCTCCTGGGCTCCTGGCGGGACGCCGTctgccgccgccccccgccgccgccccccgcccgtGCCCTGCTGTCACCGGAGCAGTTcgtggcggcggcggggggcggcccaGCCGAGTACGAGAGTTTGTCGCTGGAGATGTTCATGCTGGGCTATTTCCGCATCTTGGAACAGGAGCTGCCCCCCGAGGAGCGCCGCGGCCGCCACCTGCTCTGCTTCGAGGTGTTCGAGCAGCTGGGCCGGCACGGCTGGCGGGCGGTGCGCGCCTTCCACCGCGCCGTCACCGACGAGATCGCGGCTGGGAGGCGCAGCTGGCGCGACGGCTTCGACGACATCAAGGCACGGTACTTCGGGTCCTCGCAGAGCCCGGCCCAGCGGCCGGGGGAGGccggggaggagggggaggagattTGCCGCTACATCGATCGCAGCTTCGCCttttggaaggagaaagaggcCGAGatcttcagcctggaggagtGA